The genome window TCCGGGCCCATTGTTCTGAAACGTTCAGCCTGAATGGGTACAGCACAGCTTCCCTGCCATGCGCATTCATTATTACCCGGATTTTCCTGCGCTTCAATATCGCCATAAAGCCCGCAGCCGCCTTGTCCGCGGCAATTATTAAGGGTTTGGCAATTGTGTTGCTGCGCGGTGGCGCAATAACCGGTACCTGCGCAATTATTGGTTGCATAACGGTCATGCCCTTTGCATGCATTTAAGCCCATACAAACATGTAGTTCAACTGACGGGGCTGCAGTGCTTGCTGTAACTGAAGGCGTTGGAGCCGGCGCGGGGGCAGGTGCCGGGCCGCCGCATAATGATAGGTTTGGTGAGTATTTTATAGTAGCCATGATATGCTATATTTTTAGTGATGGTTTAATCTGTTAATTAAGGTTTACTATTAATTATGCAATGGAACGTCAGGAAGATCCTGGATGCGCTGCCCTAGGTAACTAATTGCCGGGTAAACTGCTACCGCTGTATTAAACAGGTCTATCAATTGCGCCTTCGGACTTGATAACAAGCCGAACGGGTAATCCTCAAATGTTGGCGCCGCTGCGTAAACCTTGCCGTCAACAGGTGAGGTATAACTCAGCTTCATAATATCACCGCAAATTGAATTCAAAATAAAGATCATTGATTTATGAATGCCAAACATAAAAATCTCCCATTGCGTATTACCCGATTGTACGTAACAGTCTTCGACCATTACAAACAAGTAGGTATATACAGCATTAAGTAAATCAGATACCGGTGAAATATTAGCGGGATAGTGACTGGTCAACGGGTTCTCGGCCACGTTAACAACAAAATACTCGTTTATATCATTGATGCCGATATCAAGCGCCGCAAACTTGCTATTTAAGCTTTTATAGGTGCAATAAATTTGCACAAACTTCTCAAAATGCGACATTTCCTTTTTCGACGGATCATCAAAATCGCCTGGCACCACAGCACTGCAATCAACAGAACCGTCAGGATTTAATCCTTTTGCTTTAGCTCCTTCACCTTGCTCAACAATACATTTTATTGCTTTCGAGGCTGAAGCTTTGTCACGGATATAAACCAGGTCGCCGCTGTCATCCTGGTTAGTAAAGTGAGGTTTATGTTCCTTGTCGTAATAAATTGTATCTATATTATTTTGGTTATAATAGCCTTTTCCTTCTACCAGCTGCGGCAAAAATGTTCTGAATTGAAGGTCGTTATCTTCAACACAGGCCAATATCATATCATAAAACTCTCCGATGGTGCGGTATTGTATCACCTGGAGCAGTTTTGGATCAGGCAGCGGATCAGGACTCTCAATTTTCAGGAAAGTCATCAACTGATCCTGTGAAAGCTTTGCTCTGTTAATATCAAATGCGGGAATATGACCCGGCAAACAAGCCGGCCATTTTGAAGGAGATTTACCCGCCAGTTCCGGTAAGCCGGCGAGTGCTTGTTTAAGGTTTGACGACAGCGCCATGTGCAGCATCTCCTCTATAGCTACACTCATAATCAGCGCTCCGGCTTTGTTAGAGAACACCATGATCGCGGCCGACAAATCTAAGGCTATTGCACTTGCTTCTTTAACAGTTTTTCCTTTCGCCACCAACTTTTGTACCAGCGATCCGCTTATAGTATCCTGATCCGGCGAGCGGTTTATAGAATAATAAGTATATAGGTAAACGGGGATTGTTGCAATTTCTATCTCAATAGCTTGTTGAATAGCCTCGCCAATATTTTCGGGAGTTACTTTGTCTCCATCTTTGGAGAAAAATTTAGTTTGTGACATTGTTTTAGGTTTATGCTTTAAAAGTAAGCATATTTATTAATTAAAAAAACTAAATTACTCCTTAAAAAATGCTATTTGATGGATAATCAGTTAGCATTTAACCCACGCCTTGCATGTACCCCTGTAAATACAGCACGGTATCAATTACTGTGCTCACGCACCTTATATCCCCTTTCTATTGTCGCTTTTTTGCACGGTGAATCACCGCATCATAATTTCGCATTAGACTTTTAAGACAATTTTATAAATTTGCCACTAGATAAATTATTAATAACAACCTGCCTATGAAACATTTTCTTCTTATTTCCGCATTTTTATTTACTTGCCTTACAGGCTATTCGCAAACGACACCGCCCAAAGACACCACAAAATTCTGGACCATACACGGCCAAAACACATTGCTTATAAACCAAAGCTCATTTTCAAACTGGGCAGCTGGCGGGGTAAACTCAGTTGCAGCCAACATTGTGCTTGATTATGATTTTAATTATAAAAAAGGTGTATGGAGCTGGGACAATAAGGCCATAGCCGGGTACGGCATCAGCAAGCAAAACGGAACCGGTTGGCGTAAAAATGACGACCGAATCATCTTAAACAGCCTACTGGGCCGCCAGGCATCAAAATACTGGCTTTATACTTTTTATGCCAACTTTCAAACCCAGTTTACAAAAGGTTATAATTACGATGCTGACGGCAACAGGACATTGCTGTCTGCACCATTTGCGCCTGCCTATTTAACATTCGGGCCCGGCTTTGCTTATAAAAGGTCTGACAACTTCAGAATCAACCTGTCGCCGGCTGCGGGCCGTTTTACCGTAGTGCAAAAAGACTCCCTTTCTTCCATAGGGTCATATGGGGTTACCCCTGGCAAAAAGAGCCTTTTTCAATTTGGAGCCTCGCTGGATGCTTATTACAAAGTAAACCTGTTTGAAAACATTGCTTTTGAAAACATATTGAAACTATACTCCAATTATTTGAAAAAGCCCGGAGATATCTATATGGACTACACTGCCAATATTTTCATGAAGGTGAATAAACTGGTAACGGTAAACGCAGGCGTTGAATTGATAAATGACCCGAACGCTCAGATCCCCGTGATGAAAAATGGTGTCAACGAATACCACTCCCTTCTGCAAACCAAACAAATATTTGGTGCCGGAGTTACCTATAAATTTTAAAATAAAGTAAAATATTAGTCACTTTTAATGAAAGCAACACACCAAGTGTTGCTTTTTTATTTACTATCAGGATATATATTATTTCTATAGTTAAAATTA of Mucilaginibacter xinganensis contains these proteins:
- a CDS encoding DUF3078 domain-containing protein, producing the protein MKHFLLISAFLFTCLTGYSQTTPPKDTTKFWTIHGQNTLLINQSSFSNWAAGGVNSVAANIVLDYDFNYKKGVWSWDNKAIAGYGISKQNGTGWRKNDDRIILNSLLGRQASKYWLYTFYANFQTQFTKGYNYDADGNRTLLSAPFAPAYLTFGPGFAYKRSDNFRINLSPAAGRFTVVQKDSLSSIGSYGVTPGKKSLFQFGASLDAYYKVNLFENIAFENILKLYSNYLKKPGDIYMDYTANIFMKVNKLVTVNAGVELINDPNAQIPVMKNGVNEYHSLLQTKQIFGAGVTYKF
- a CDS encoding ferritin-like domain-containing protein — protein: MSQTKFFSKDGDKVTPENIGEAIQQAIEIEIATIPVYLYTYYSINRSPDQDTISGSLVQKLVAKGKTVKEASAIALDLSAAIMVFSNKAGALIMSVAIEEMLHMALSSNLKQALAGLPELAGKSPSKWPACLPGHIPAFDINRAKLSQDQLMTFLKIESPDPLPDPKLLQVIQYRTIGEFYDMILACVEDNDLQFRTFLPQLVEGKGYYNQNNIDTIYYDKEHKPHFTNQDDSGDLVYIRDKASASKAIKCIVEQGEGAKAKGLNPDGSVDCSAVVPGDFDDPSKKEMSHFEKFVQIYCTYKSLNSKFAALDIGINDINEYFVVNVAENPLTSHYPANISPVSDLLNAVYTYLFVMVEDCYVQSGNTQWEIFMFGIHKSMIFILNSICGDIMKLSYTSPVDGKVYAAAPTFEDYPFGLLSSPKAQLIDLFNTAVAVYPAISYLGQRIQDLPDVPLHN